One Hirundo rustica isolate bHirRus1 unplaced genomic scaffold, bHirRus1.pri.v3 scaffold_275_arrow_ctg1, whole genome shotgun sequence genomic region harbors:
- the LOC120747890 gene encoding A disintegrin and metalloproteinase with thrombospondin motifs 10-like: AATPVCAVPTLTLTFPSPEEFLSTLDHYEIAFPIQVDQNGDFLTFDMRRQLKPRPRRSLPYEPSEQQVFYKVSAHHTQFLLNLTLHSNLLAEHFTVEYWKRDGMDWQHDFHEDCHYAGHLQDQYLSSKVAISNCNGLHGVIVADEEEYFIEPLSPGANVSAGGEGRGSPHVVYKRSSLQYPHMDAACGVMDEKPWKGRHWWLRTLKPSPLKPSGNHSQRGQLPLKRSVSTERYVETLVVADKMMVGYHGRRDIEQYILAIMNIVAKLFQDSSLGNIVNILVTRLILLTEDQPTLEINHHAGKSLDSFCKWQKSIVNRNGNGNAIPENGIANHDTAVLITRYDICIYKNKPCGTLGLAPVGGMCERERSCSINEDIGLATAFTIAHEIGHTFGMNHDGVGNSCGSRGQETAKLMAAHITMKTNPFVWSTCSRDYITSFLDSGMGLCLNNAPPRQDFIYPTVAPGQAYDADEQCRFQYGVKSRQCKYGEVCSELWCLSKSNRCITNSIPAAEGTICQTNTIDKGWCYKRECVPFGTRPEGVDGAWGSWSSWGECSRTCGGGVSSSVRHCDSPRPTIGGKYCLGERKRYRSCNTDDCPPGSQDFRELQCAEFDNVPFRGKYYTWKTYRGGGVKACSLNCLAEGFNFYTERAAAVVDGTPCRQDSNDICVNGECKHVGCDRVLGSDSKEDKCRVCGGDGSSCETIEGVFNHSLPEGGYEEVIQIPKGSVHIDIRELNLSINYLGETGLGTLKSQPGPAISLALTGSGKGL, from the exons GCTGCCACTCCCGTGTGCGCCGTTCCCACCCTAACCCTAACCTTTCCCTCCCCAGAGGAGTTCCTCTCCACCTTGGATCACTATGAGATCGCCTTCCCCATCCAAGTGGACCAGAACGGGGACTTCCTCACCTTCGACATGCGCCGGCAGCTGaagccgcggccccggcgctccCTGCCCTACGAGCCCTCGGAGCAGCAGGTCTTCTACAAAGTCTCTGCCCACCACACCCAGTTCCTGCTCAACCTGACCCTGCACTCCAACCTGCTGGCCGAGCACTTCACGGTGGAGTACTGGAAGCGCGACGGCATGGACTGGCAGCACGACTTCCACGAGGACTGCCACTACGCCGGCCACCTGCAGGACCAGTACCTCAGCTCCAAGGTGGCCATCAGCAACTGCAACGGGCTG CACGGGGTGATCGTGGCGGATGAGGAGGAATATTTCATCGAGCCCCTGAGCCCCGGAGCCAACGTCAGCGCGGGGGGCgagggcaggggcagcccccACGTCGTGTACAAGCGCTCGTCCCTGCAGTACCCTCACATGGACGCGGCCTGCGGAGTGATGG ACGAGAAGCCCTGGAAGGGGCGGCACTGGTGGCTGAGGACTCTGAAACCTTCTCCTCTGAAGCCATCGGGCAACCACAGCCAGCGGGGCCAGCTGCCCCTCAAGAGGTCGGTGAGCACCGAGCGCTACGTGGAGACGCTGGTGGTGGCTGACAAGATGATGGTGGGCTACCACGGCCGCAGGGACATCGAGCAGTACATCCTGGCCATCATGAATATT GTTGCCAAACTTTTCCAGGACTCGAGTCTGGGCAATATTGTCAATATCCTGGTGACCCGGCTGATCCTGCTCACCGAGGATCAG CCCACGCTGGAGATCAACCACCACGCCGGGAAATCCCTGGACAGCTTCTGCAAGTGGCAGAAATCCATCGTGAACAGGAACGGCAACGGGAACGCCATCCCGGAGAACGGCATCGCCAACCACGACACCGCCGTGCTCATCACCAG gtACGACATTTGCATCTACAAGAACAAGCCCTGCGGCACCCTGG GCCTGGCCCCCGTGGGCGGGATGTGCGAGCGGGAGCGGAGCTGCAGCATCAACGAGGACATCGGGCTGGCCACCGCCTTCACCATCGCCCATGAGATCGGCCACAC GTTCGGCATGAACCACGACGGCGTGGGCAACAGCTGCGGCTCGCGGGGGCAGGAGACGGCCAAGCTGATGGCTGCCCACATCACCATGAAGACGAACCCCTTCGTGTGGtccacctgcagcagggatTACATCACCAGCTTCCTGGA CTCCGGGATGGGATTGTGCCTGAACAACGCTCCTCCCAGGCAGGATTTCATCTACCCCACGGTGGCCCCGGGCCAGGCCTACGATGCCGACGAGCAGTGCCGCTTCCAGTACGGAGTCAAATCCCGCCAGTGTAAATACGGG GAAGTGTGCAGCGAGCTGTGGTGTCTGAGCAAAAGCAACCGCTGCATCACCAACAGCATCCCCGCGGCCGAGGGCACCATCTGCCAAACCAACACCATCGACAAGGGG TGGTGCTACAAGAGGGAGTGTGTGCCCTTCGGGACGCGGCCGGAGGGCGTGGACGGagcctgggggtcctggtcatCCTGGGGCGAGTGCAGCCGGACGTGCGGCGGCGGCGTGTCCTCGTCTGTGCGCCACTGCGACAGCCCCAG GCCCACGATCGGAGGGAAGTACTGCCTGGGGGAGAGGAAGCGCTACCGCTCCTGCAACACCGAC GACTGCCCGCCGGGCTCGCAGGACTTCCGAGAGCTGCAGTGCGCCGAGTTCGACAACGTTCCCTTCCGAGGGAAGTACTACACCTGGAAAACCTACCGGGGAG GGGGTGTCAAAGCCTGTTCCCTCAACTGCCTGGCCGAGGGCTTCAACTTCTACACGGAGCGGGCGGCGGCCGTGGTGGACGGGACCCCGTGCAGGCAGGACTCCAACGACATCTGTGTCAACGGGGAGTGCAAG CACGTGGGCTGTGACCGGGTGCTGGGCTCCGACTCCAAGGAGGACAAGTGCCGGGTGTGCGGGGGAGACGGCAGCTCCTGCGAGACCATCGAGGGCGTCTTCAACCACTCCCTGCCCGAGGGAG GTTACGAGGAGGTGATCCAGATCCCCAAGGGTTCCGTCCACATCGACATCCGGGAGCTGAACCTCTCCATCAACTACCTGGGTGAGACGGGGCTGGGGACGCTGAAATCCCAGCCAGGCCCTGCCATTTCCCTGGCATTAACGGGCTCTGGGAAAGGCCTG